GGCGTGGGTATCGCGGAAGCGCTCCGGAACAAGGTGTTCGATCGCGACGCCGGGGAACTCGTCCTTCGAATAGCCGAAGAGCGCCTCGGCGCGGCCGTTGGCGAGCGCGATGCGGCCGGAGCGGTCGACGGCGAGGATGGCGTCGGGGGCGGATTCGAGAAGCTCCCTGAACAGGGCCTCGGAGGCGCGGATCGCCTCCTCCGCGCGCCGACGTTCGGTCACGTCGCGGAAGATCGCGACCAAGCCCTGGACCTCGGCGTCCTGGATGACCGGCGAGGCCGTGAGCGAGACATCGAAACGAGATCCGTCGGCGCGCGCGAACGAGAGGTCGTCGAGCCGGACGGTCACGCCGCGTTGGAGCACCTCGCGGAACGGGCCTTCGTCCTCGGGGATCGGATGGCCGGCGACGTCGTGGGGCGCGACGACCTCGTGGCCGCCGCGTCCGACGAGGGACGCCACATCGACCCCGAGGAGGCGCTCGGCAGCGGCGTTCACGGTGAGGATGGCGCCGTCGCGATCGAGGGAGAGGACGCCCTCGCCGAGGTTCGACGCGACGGCCGACATGCGCCGCGTCCGGTTGTGGGCCTCGGTCGCAAGCACGTTCGCGAGGTAGGGATCCCTGCGACGCGAAGCCTCCGCGAGGGCCGAGATGACCTCCTCGTCCGTGAGCCGGCGCAGCTCGACCATCGGATTCTCGGCGTCGTGCACGCGATCGTAGTGCGATGCGAACCGCGTGTCACCCATCCTCCTTTCCTGGGGCGCTTCGGGTTGATAAGCGCGGCGACACGCCTCTTAGCGCCCCCGCCCGCCACATCCATGCCTCGCGCCGGCCATCACGGGCCATGCAGGCCGACCTCGCCTCCGCCGTCCGCGAGGACGGGGCGGGCGCCGCCCTCGTGGACCTGGAGGTGACGCCGGGGGCGAAGGGGGCGATCGCTTCCCCGCCGGGTTCAACCGATGGCGAGGGCGCGTGACCGCGCGGGTTGCGGCTTCGCCCGAGCGGGGAGAAGCGAACGCGGCCCTCCTTGCGCTCATCGCGCGCGCGTTCGCCGTCGAGGCCGCCGCCGTCACGCTCGTCGCGGGGGCGACCGAGCGACGCAAGACGGTCCGCGTCGCGGGCCTTCCCCGCGCGCGGGCCGTCGCGCTCCTGCGGGAGGCCCTCGCGTGAACGACGAGGAGCGCCTCGAGGCCCTCGAGAAGGTCCTTTCCGCCCTCGACGAGCGGGACGAGACCATCATCGTCGAGGGTCAGCGCGACGAGGCGGCCCTGCGCGTCCTCGGGGTGGGGGCGCCGGTCGTCCAGGTGCAGACCGCGCGCGGCGTCACCCGCCTCGCGGAGCGGCTCGCCCGCGCGGGCATCCGGCGCGTCGTGGTCCTCGTGGACTGGGACCGCACCGGCGGTCGCGTCGCGCGGCTTCTGGCGGACGCGCTGCCCGCGAACGGCATCGCGGCCGACCTCGCCTGCCGCCGGGAAGTCGCCCGCCTCGCGAAGAAGGGGAC
This genomic interval from Candidatus Thermoplasmatota archaeon contains the following:
- a CDS encoding DUF167 family protein; its protein translation is MTARVAASPERGEANAALLALIARAFAVEAAAVTLVAGATERRKTVRVAGLPRARAVALLREALA
- a CDS encoding topoisomerase, yielding MNDEERLEALEKVLSALDERDETIIVEGQRDEAALRVLGVGAPVVQVQTARGVTRLAERLARAGIRRVVVLVDWDRTGGRVARLLADALPANGIAADLACRREVARLAKKGTRAVEELPAFMAALEATRRPRHG